The proteins below are encoded in one region of Hordeum vulgare subsp. vulgare chromosome 3H, MorexV3_pseudomolecules_assembly, whole genome shotgun sequence:
- the LOC123442032 gene encoding uncharacterized protein LOC123442032 — protein MQLLLLQLPYRFSCFLALLVVLFARAATCVAACTIPVAVDSTSSRPNKPTNEPPRRPGEDKHRLHPFRCGCGLHASTSPAQARDGIGSSAPPTPAPQARLASRADACPSAKPCAFGAASPTVFPGAAASPDPPASLLPRPAGCTGSSVHGSLGCGPALPTVKMFHRLSLLNVRKQASASAAAAASAAASRGRTARSGERRPFRRRRKSSSSSSCPSLPAVGSKQEMDAASTSKRGRRPPNKPQKLKFKPKVPSRKPKKPTAQKPQPEETKPIDEEVMKTLRTGRGDAKTSRAMKDEQSAQNSKPTLSPADGISFQAAQSGKQKQPTNSQKALQIPKAYPANPERFYRDEDDDDDDEDDNNAVRGDDNDAELQQTLPSSTECESSIHPAKELNLLEHDDKTRMFLFQLPKSLPLLRTPSIVVHRNGKAIVKEVKEGYNLNDLPGGYMGKMLVYKSGKVKMKLGDAMFDVSPGTESGMLQHAVVMNTRRKHCCQLGEIEKQHVVVTPDVDSLLSDNRG, from the exons ATGCAGTTGCTGCTGCTGCAG ctgccatatAGGTTTAGTTGCTTTCTTGCCCTGCTTGTCGTGTTGTTTGCTCGTGCTGCCACCTGCGTCGCCGCATGCACCATCCCCGTCGCCGTGGATTCGACGAGttcacga CCCAACAAACCAACCAACGAACCACCCCGCCGGCCAGGAGAGGATAAACACCGTCTCCATCCGTTCCGCTGCGGCTGCGGACTTCACGCATCGACAAGTCCGGCACAGGCGCGCGACGGGATCGGATCCTCTGCGCCGCCCACGCCAGCGCCACAGGCGCGCCTCGCGTCGCGAGCGGACGCGTGTCCCTCCGCGAAGCCGTGTGCCTTCGGGGCCGCGTCGCCCACCGTCTTTCCTGGAGCGGCCGCCTCACCCGATCCTCCCGCCAGCCTCCTCCCGCGCCCCGCTGGGTGCACCGGCTCCTCGGTCCACGGGTCGCTGGGGTGCGGGCCCGCGCTGCCTACTGTAAAAATGTTTCACCGGCTTTCCCTCCTAAACGTCCGAAAGCAAGCAtcagcatcagcagcagcagcagcgtcgGCAGCAGCGTCGAGAGGAAGGACAGCCAGGTCGGGGGAGCGCCGGCCGTTTCGCCGGAGAcggaagagctcgagctcgagctcctgcccCTCCCTCCCGGCAGTAG GGAGCAAGCAGGAAATGGACGCAgcgagtacctccaagagaggtcgTCGTCCTCCTAACAAG ccacagaagctcaagttcaaaccCAAAGTGCCATCACGCAAGCCAAAAAAGCCAACCGCACAAAA GCCACAGCCGGAAGAGACAAAACCAATTGATGAAGAGGTGATGAAGACACTGAGG acAGGACGAGGAGATGCAAAAACTTCACGAGCCATGAAAG ACGAGCAATCAGCTCAGAATTCCAAACCGACCCTTTCTCCTGCAGACGGAATTAGCTTCCAAGCGGCGCAGTCAGGAAAGCAGAAGCAACCAACAAATTCTCAG AAGGCACTTCAAATCCCTAAAGCCTACCCTGCCAACCCAG AAAGGTTCTACcgtgatgaagatgatgacgacgacgatgaagacgataaTAATGCTGTTCGTGGAGATGATAATGATGCTGAATTACAGCAGACTCTCCCAAGCTCAACCGAATGTGAATCTTCCATCCATCCAGCAAAAGAGCTCAATCTGCTT GAACACGACGACAAAACAAGGATGTTCTTATTCCAGCTGCCGAAATCCCTTCCTCTGCTCAGAACACCATCCATTGTAGTTCATAGGAATGGAAAGGCCATTGTCAAGGAGGTGAAAGAAGGGTACAACCTGAATGATCTTCCAGGGGGGTACATGGGCAAGATGCTGGTGTACAAGAGCGGCAAGGTCAAGATGAAGCTGGGAGATGCCATGTTCGAC GTGAGCCCGGGCACGGAATCTGGAATGCTGCAGCATGCGGTAGTGATGAACACTAGAAGGAAACATTGCTGCCAGCTTGGGGAGATCGAGAAGCAGCATGTCGTCGTGACCCCGGATGTCGACTCTCTGCTGAGCGACAACAGGGGGTAG
- the LOC123445093 gene encoding signal recognition particle subunit SRP72-like, which yields MPPKSKAAAAAAAAEPVSVEDLFTALHRHIEAGEFPQAAKVADQVLAASPGDEDAVRCKVVAHIKSDATDKALAAIRAAERLPIDLSYYKAYCYYRQNKLQEALDILNGQEETAAVLQLESQIYYRLGRMNDCMNSYEKLQKFKVDSIDLKINIIAALVAGGRASEVQAAMKAQKVDLTTRALRDTRSFELAYNSACTLIENKKYSEAKEQLDLAKRIGKEELMVEDYAEDEIEYELAPVSAQLAYVQQLQGQTQEAMETYANMINKKSGDPSSLAVATTNLISIKGTKDVADGLRKLDRLVEKSTSPNQLQLIESLEFKLSSRQKEALYSARVLLLLHANKIDQAQELVTGLLGMFRDGVFPVLLQAAVHVREKKVPKAEEVLSRYAEKHPDNSKGVLLALAQIAANANHFQVAADSLSKISDIQHMPATVATLVALKERLNDSNAAASVLDSAIKWWKNAMTEDNKLDVFMREAATFKLNHGRDEEACQLYEELVKSYGSTEALAGLVATSARTDLAKAEQYEKQLKPLPGLQGIDVKSLEKTSGARHVEQAMKVDTPEEVKKQKAKKRKRKPKYPKGYDPANPGPPPDPERWLPKRERSTYRPKRKDKRAQVRGAQGAVSREKHDASAANASATSSKAATSAKAPEPSKGSNKSRKKKSRS from the exons ATGCCGCCCAAATCCAAGGCCgcggcggccgccgccgccgcggagcCGGTCTCCGTGGAGGACCTCTTCACGGCGCTCCACCGCCACATCGAGGCCGGCGAGTTCCCCCAGGCCGCCAAGGTCGCCGACCAAG TCCTCGCGGCGTCGCCGGGCGACGAGGACGCGGTGCGATGCAAGGTGGTCGCGCACATCAAGTCCGACGCGACGGACAAGGCGCTCGCGGCCATCCGCGCCGCCGAGCGCCTCCCCATCGATCTCAGCTACTACAAG GCATACTGCTACTACAGGCAAAATAAATTGCAAGAAGCTCTGGATATATTGAATGGTCAAGAAGAAACAGCTGCTGTTCTCCAGCTGGAATCCCAGATCTATTACCGATTAGGAAGAATGAATGATTGCATGAATAGCTACGAGAAGCTCCAAAAGTTTAAGGTTGACTCAATAGATCTAAAGATAAATATCATCGCTGCTCTAGTTGCTGGTGGAAGGGCTTCTGAAGTACAGGCAGCCATGAAGGCACAAAAGGTTGATCTTACCACTAGAGCACTCAGAGATACTAGGAGCTTCGAGCTGGCATATAATTCGGCTTGCACCTTGATAGAAAATAAAAAGTATTCAGAAGCTAAAGAGCAGCTGGACTTGGCGAAAAG AATCGGGAAAGAGGAGCTTATGGTGGAAGATTACGCAGAAGATGAGATTGAATATGAATTAGCTCCTGTGTCTGCTCAGCTTGCTTATGTACAGCAG CTACAAGGACAGACTCAAGAAGCTATGGAAACCTATGCCAATATGATAAACAAGAAATCAGGAGACCCCTCATCActtgccgtggcaacaaccaaccTTATCTCTATAAAAGGTACAAAGGATGTTGCTGATGGCCTGAGAAAGCTTGACCGGCTTGTTGAGAAGTCTACATCACCAAACCAGCTGCAACTGATCGAGAGCCTTGAATTCAAGTTATCTTCAAGGCAAAAAGAAGCCCTGTATTCTGCTCGTGTACTTTTGCTCCTCCATGCAAATAAAATCGATCAG GCACAAGAGTTGGTCACTGGGCTGCTTGGTATGTTTCGAGACGGTGTATTCCCTGTTTTACTTCAAGCTGCAGTTCATGTGAGAGAAAAAAAGGTCCCGAAAGCTGAAGAAGTTCTAAGTCGCTATGCTGAGAAGCATCCTGATAATTCTAAAGGAGTCCTCCTTGCACTTGCCCAGATTGCTGCCAATGCCAACCATTTTCAGGTTGCTGCTGATTCACTGTCAAAGATATCAGACATCCAGCACATGCCTGCTACAGTTGCTACACTTGTAGCTCTAAAAGAGCGTCTAAATGACTCTAATGCCGCAGCTTCTGTGCTTGATTCTGCTATCAAGTGGTGGAAAAATGCCATGACAGAAGATAACAAGTTGGATGTGTTCATGCGGGAGGCTGCTACATTTAAGCTCAACCATGGGCGTGATGAAGAGGCCTGTCAACTGTACGAGGAACTTGTGAAGAGCTATGGAAGCACCGAAGCGTTGGCTGGGCTAGTAGCAACGTCCGCACGCACTGACCTTGCGAAAGCTGAGCAATATGAGAAGCAGCTGAAACCGTTGCCGGGTCTTCAGGGAATTGACGTAAAGAGCCTGGAGAAGACATCTGGTGCAAGGCATGTAGAGCAAGCCATGAAGGTTGACACTCCGGAGGAAGTGAAGAAGCAAAAGGCtaagaagagaaagaggaaaCCTAAATATCCGAAAGGATATGATCCAGCGAACCCAGGGCCACCCCCAGATCCTGAGAGATGGCTGCCCAAGAGGGAGAGGTCGACCTACCGTCCGAAGAGGAAGGATAAGAGGGCTCAGGTCAGAGGTGCTCAAGGAGCTGTGAGTAGAGAGAAGCATGATGCGTCTGCTGCCAATGCCAGTGCCACCTCGTCGAAAGCAGCCACCTCGGCCAAGGCTCCAGAACCATCGAAGGGCTCCAACAAGTCGCGGAAGAAGAAGTCGAGGTCTTAG